GTGCGGACGAATATGAGGTCGAAACGGGACATCAATGCGGGAGGCAGGTCGATCTGGCTGACGATGGTGCTGTTCTCGAGGTCGAACCTCCCCAGTTTGGGGTTGGCGGCGGCGAGCATGGAACACCTGCACTGGAGGGAGGCGGTTATCCCCGCTTTAGCCACGGAGATTCTCTGGGACTCCATCGCCTCGTGCAGGGACGACCTGTCCTCGGTGGACATCTTGTCGAGCTCATCGATACAGGCGAGACCCTTGTCCGCCAAGACGAGGGCTCCCGCCTCGAGGGCCCATTCCCCTGTGAACTCGTCCCTGACCGCGGCGGCCGTGAGACCTGCGCCGGATGCGGACTTCCCGGATGCATAGATGCCCCTGGGGGCCATGGAGGACATGTAACGCAGGATCTGGGACTTTGCGACACCGGGGTCTCCGATGAGCAGGATGTGGATGTCTCCCCTGATGACGGACCCGTCGTCCATGACCTTACGCGTCCCGCCGAACAGCTGCAGGGCTATGGCCGCCTTCTCCTCGTTCATACCTTTGATGGTGGGCGATATGGAGGCGATTATGTTGTCGAACAGGTCCGGATCCTTCGACATCTCGATGATCGCCTTCTCGTCCTCCTCGGTGATCTGGATCTCGTCGTACTCGTGCTGCTCGAACTCTATGGACACAACGTCCACGAACACTTCGAAGACGGTCGTCTTCACCCTTTCCGTCTTCTCGGCGGAACGGATTATACCGTTTATCGTGACCCTGTTTCCGGGGGTGATTATCCCGGCCACGTCGTCGTCTATGTACCCGCTGAGCCTCTGGGGCTGCGCCCCTCCTTTGAGACCTTCGGGACTTTCCTGTATCTCGACCTTCTGGGTATCGGTATAGATCGACTGCTCCTCGTCCAGGATGAAGCGGTTGGCCGTCTTGTTGCAGTTCCCGTTGGGATTGGGGCACATGAGCGGCTCCTGCAGAAGCATCCCGTCCTGCGGCTGCCAGATGGGGGCCCCGCAGCGGGCACAGGTGAAAAGTGCCAGCGTCATCCTCGGCTTCACGGGGGTGACCTTTTTGACTAGTCCCTCCAAGGCGACCATCTTGTTGAGGTGCCTGGCCCTGAGGTTCCTTATCCCGACCTTGGCGTCGCGGGGCAGTCTGATCAGCCTTATGTTGATCTTGTTGACCGGGTCCCAAGTAGGGGGCATGGCCTCCTTGGCCACCTCCTCGGCCAACTTGATGCAACGGTCCGGTTCCTCTAGGACGAACGTGGCGAAATCCGAGTTGTACATGTCCATGTCGTCGTATTTCACGAACAGACTCTTCTTCTCTGGATATGTATCGGCAATCTCCCTCAATGCCTGCCGATACTCGTCCCTGCCGAAGATGGATTCCCATCCCTCGGTGATCTCAGCGTCCTGGAAGTTCGTCATCTCATTGTCCCCCTGCAATCGTTCGGTGCCCGGCCTTCGAACGGCACTCCTCATCCGCCCACCAGATCCATCCGCCGTCATCGAAGGAGACCTTGCCTTTGACAAGCCCCTCCTTGCGGTATTTGTTCATGGTCTTGATGAGGTCGTCCGGACACCTGTATTTGAAGTACTCCTCGAGCCTCGCGGCGGCCTCGTTCGTCGATACGCGGTCGTCACCGAGGGCTTTCCAAATCATCTCCAAAAGCTCGTCCGGCATAGCTCTCGAGACATGGTCAACTGCTAAAATAACCTTACTGAAAAAAATACGCTCGCGATGAAATGGCGGGGAGGCCCAGGGAGATCACCGTTCCCCGGCCGACCCGACTATGGATTCCACATATTCGTCGGACATCCTCTGCACGTCGTCCGAGTCCTTGGCCGTCCTGTAGTCGTCCAGGAGCGCCTTGTTCAGGGTCACGAACTCCGGGGCCCAGTTGAAACGGGGCATGAAGAGCTCCGCCTGCTCGTCCTGACCCATTATTATGAGCGATGCGAGGACGGCCTCGGCACTGTTGAGTCTCCATGGCTTCCCCCAGTTGATGGGATTCGCCGCCACCAGATACGGCAGCTTCCTCGCCTTCTCCCCGCGGATGTGGGGGATCTCGTCTATGTGGGTCCACGTGAGGTCGAGGACGACCAGCCCTCTGTGCGCATACTTGACGTCCGCCGGACTGAGGGTCTTCTCCCCGAACGGGGAGAGGACGACCGACCCGGGAGGGATCCTGTTCAGAGGGACCTCCTTGGCCAATCCGAACTTCTCCATGCGCTTGGCCGTGCATTTCTTCGGATCGCACTGATCCTTGTCATAGACGAGTACGGGAATCATGCGGATACCAACGACCTCAACTTATCGGGGTCGTCCATGTTCTCCTTGACCCATGCGCTGACACGGTCCGCCATGGCCAGGAGCTGTTCGGCGAGTTCGGCGTCGTCCGTGGCGGTGAACTCGTCCCTGCACCCCATGTGGGCGCAGATCTGCCTCCCCTGCC
The nucleotide sequence above comes from Candidatus Methanomethylophilus alvi Mx1201. Encoded proteins:
- a CDS encoding minichromosome maintenance protein MCM, with the translated sequence MTNFQDAEITEGWESIFGRDEYRQALREIADTYPEKKSLFVKYDDMDMYNSDFATFVLEEPDRCIKLAEEVAKEAMPPTWDPVNKINIRLIRLPRDAKVGIRNLRARHLNKMVALEGLVKKVTPVKPRMTLALFTCARCGAPIWQPQDGMLLQEPLMCPNPNGNCNKTANRFILDEEQSIYTDTQKVEIQESPEGLKGGAQPQRLSGYIDDDVAGIITPGNRVTINGIIRSAEKTERVKTTVFEVFVDVVSIEFEQHEYDEIQITEEDEKAIIEMSKDPDLFDNIIASISPTIKGMNEEKAAIALQLFGGTRKVMDDGSVIRGDIHILLIGDPGVAKSQILRYMSSMAPRGIYASGKSASGAGLTAAAVRDEFTGEWALEAGALVLADKGLACIDELDKMSTEDRSSLHEAMESQRISVAKAGITASLQCRCSMLAAANPKLGRFDLENSTIVSQIDLPPALMSRFDLIFVRTDKPDEKRDRDITEHILKVHRRGEALQVDETVELDGVDLKMIKENTQSIMPRYDVETLRKYVAYSKRIIPVMKQDAVDMIQNDYMSIRKSGDDTGSVPITARQLEAYVRLSEASARMRLSPVVEAQDAKRAIDLIRYYLKKIAGTESGGFDIDSITSGISSKDRKGIPTIEAIMRLEPGGMEEEEIVTQAAANGISETEVRRLLQRMKGSGTIYQVPDGNNKVIYRLTNKG
- a CDS encoding DUF367 family protein, which produces MIPVLVYDKDQCDPKKCTAKRMEKFGLAKEVPLNRIPPGSVVLSPFGEKTLSPADVKYAHRGLVVLDLTWTHIDEIPHIRGEKARKLPYLVAANPINWGKPWRLNSAEAVLASLIIMGQDEQAELFMPRFNWAPEFVTLNKALLDDYRTAKDSDDVQRMSDEYVESIVGSAGER